The Comamonas sp. GB3 AK4-5 genome includes a region encoding these proteins:
- a CDS encoding type I restriction endonuclease subunit M — MEFSMTDSGQAAAYQNDSSSASGVAVPLLPLGQVLATPGAVELLLSLKLAPLRFLLQHMGGDWGDICEEDRQTNAEALVHGARVMSVYELEPTQRLWIITEADRSTTTLLLPEEY, encoded by the coding sequence ATGGAGTTTTCTATGACTGATTCAGGTCAGGCCGCCGCATACCAAAATGATTCCTCTTCTGCTTCTGGTGTTGCAGTTCCCTTGTTGCCCCTGGGCCAGGTGCTCGCTACTCCGGGGGCCGTTGAGTTGCTGCTCTCTTTGAAACTGGCCCCGCTTCGGTTTTTACTGCAGCATATGGGGGGCGATTGGGGTGATATCTGTGAGGAGGACCGGCAGACCAATGCCGAAGCCCTGGTGCACGGCGCGCGGGTTATGTCGGTATATGAGCTGGAGCCCACGCAGCGTCTGTGGATCATCACGGAAGCCGACCGCAGCACCACCACGCTGCTGTTGCCCGAGGAATACTGA
- a CDS encoding IS110 family transposase — translation MADLNHPTPALHWVAIDVARYWNAVLAETASGQRHRFRMTNSAADMQRLIDFLLGLGGQSRVALEPTGDYHRPIAHRLLQAGFELVSISSVAQSRFREAMFNSWDKNDPKDAAVILEMLKQGRTQRYVDPMLAGHHDIQELSKTYYQISRARTKVQHAIINHHVPLYFPEMHKYWTSTRNEWWVRFMIEFPTPAHVRQHTCQEFIELASPVVGRRVHRVAKLTEIWECCADSGALPHDPQSVAVQTFLFTLHHYQHLNDMRRQLEGQAQNLLASNADYMSLMSLPGVGPINALTILAEAGNLRRFGHHRQFLKYCGFDLAKSQSGVRRGREQLSKRGNARLRLAFWLAAVVAIRARENSFRQKYDRYVSSNPKDPDLKRKALTAVAAKMARMAYGIVKKNQPYRQFFEQSLPSGSIPLNRAVGAPT, via the coding sequence ATGGCTGACTTGAACCATCCTACGCCCGCGCTGCACTGGGTTGCAATCGACGTGGCCCGCTACTGGAATGCGGTCCTTGCCGAGACGGCATCCGGTCAACGCCATCGCTTTCGTATGACCAACAGCGCTGCAGACATGCAGCGTCTTATCGACTTCTTGCTCGGCCTTGGTGGTCAATCTCGAGTGGCCCTAGAGCCCACTGGAGACTATCACCGCCCGATCGCCCATCGGTTACTGCAAGCCGGCTTTGAGCTCGTCTCGATCTCATCGGTGGCCCAGTCGAGGTTTCGCGAAGCGATGTTCAACTCGTGGGACAAGAACGACCCCAAGGATGCCGCTGTCATCCTGGAGATGCTCAAACAGGGGCGCACTCAGAGGTACGTCGATCCCATGCTGGCGGGTCACCATGACATCCAGGAGCTATCCAAAACCTATTACCAGATCAGCCGCGCCAGGACCAAGGTTCAGCACGCCATCATCAACCACCATGTGCCGCTGTACTTTCCAGAGATGCACAAGTATTGGACCAGCACCCGTAACGAATGGTGGGTGAGGTTCATGATCGAGTTCCCCACCCCTGCGCATGTGCGGCAACACACCTGCCAGGAGTTTATCGAGTTGGCTTCACCAGTGGTTGGCCGACGCGTCCATCGCGTTGCCAAGCTGACTGAGATCTGGGAGTGCTGTGCAGACTCCGGGGCGTTACCGCACGATCCGCAAAGCGTTGCGGTCCAGACCTTTCTGTTCACGCTGCATCACTACCAGCACCTCAATGACATGCGCCGCCAGCTCGAAGGACAAGCACAGAACCTACTGGCCAGCAATGCGGACTACATGAGCCTGATGTCCTTGCCGGGTGTTGGCCCCATCAACGCGCTGACCATCCTTGCCGAGGCCGGTAATCTGCGCCGGTTCGGGCATCACCGGCAGTTTCTGAAGTACTGCGGTTTTGACCTGGCTAAGAGCCAGTCGGGTGTTCGCCGCGGTCGTGAACAGTTGTCCAAACGTGGTAACGCCCGCTTGCGTCTGGCCTTCTGGCTGGCCGCCGTCGTTGCGATTCGGGCCCGCGAGAACTCGTTTCGGCAGAAGTACGATCGATACGTCAGCAGCAACCCCAAAGACCCCGACCTCAAGCGCAAGGCGCTCACGGCCGTGGCTGCCAAGATGGCGCGCATGGCGTACGGAATCGTCAAGAAGAACCAGCCCTACAGGCAGTTCTTTGAGCAGAGTTTGCCCAGCGGATCGATCCCTCTCAATAGGGCCGTCGGGGCGCCGACGTAA
- a CDS encoding UvrD-helicase domain-containing protein: protein MFVWDATELNPEQAAAVEEASSVFLVACPGSGKTRTLTYKIAYELSRRTDKRIVVAITYTHRAADEIQERIEALGVDTSALWIGTIHSFCLEWIIKPYGIYVPELARGFTVLDRHDRDKMLERLCAPYRGVTLWDCDYYFEGDSYRLGCADTRKHDSIHEVLAAYFRELADTRRIDFELILWHSQVLMRSQPHIATLLSQVFSYVLVDEYQDTKQIQYNLVGAILRAGAGSTKTFIVGDPNQAIYGSLGGYAISVSDFRALTGIPIREMALRLNYRSSARIIGHFSNFNVHATDIEGAGRMVGFPSHVSYNRLVAHGNLHDELVRLIQNSLAEGHAPEEICVLAPWWILLASTTRKLVALLPDQQFDGPGLVPFSNDPDNFWFKLSKILLTESSPQMLVRRMRWARDVIADLRDFGVDTSRITQRSLLRESNSLAITETNGLAYLDQAFVALLDRLGIALRAFPALVEHREAFFASSQARLEKLQNSGAGYITDLSFFKKVFRERTGITVSTIHGVKGAEFDVVIAFGLLQGMVPHFSDSDGDLAASKLLYVLASRARKHLHLISEVGRSRGRYGSYEPTEVLARCDFDYNGE, encoded by the coding sequence ATGTTTGTTTGGGATGCCACCGAGCTCAATCCCGAGCAAGCTGCCGCCGTTGAAGAAGCATCGAGCGTGTTCCTGGTCGCCTGTCCGGGCAGCGGAAAAACGCGCACGCTGACCTACAAGATCGCCTACGAACTGTCCCGACGCACGGACAAGCGCATCGTCGTGGCCATCACTTATACGCACCGGGCCGCTGACGAAATTCAGGAGCGAATTGAAGCCCTTGGCGTCGATACCTCCGCCTTGTGGATCGGAACCATTCACTCTTTTTGTCTCGAATGGATCATCAAGCCCTACGGAATTTATGTCCCAGAGCTGGCTCGCGGGTTCACGGTCTTGGACCGGCACGACCGCGACAAGATGCTCGAGCGACTGTGCGCACCGTACCGCGGCGTGACCTTGTGGGACTGCGACTATTACTTTGAAGGAGATAGTTACCGGCTGGGATGCGCTGACACGCGAAAGCACGACAGCATCCATGAGGTCTTGGCAGCCTACTTTCGAGAACTGGCGGATACGAGGCGCATCGATTTTGAGTTGATCCTTTGGCACTCCCAGGTACTGATGCGGAGCCAGCCGCATATCGCGACGCTGCTCTCGCAAGTCTTTTCATATGTCCTAGTTGATGAGTACCAGGACACGAAGCAGATCCAGTACAACCTAGTGGGGGCCATCCTTCGGGCGGGCGCCGGCAGCACCAAGACGTTCATCGTGGGCGATCCCAACCAAGCAATCTATGGCTCACTTGGCGGTTATGCCATTTCGGTGTCGGATTTTCGTGCGCTCACGGGCATCCCCATTCGGGAGATGGCGCTTAGATTGAACTACCGCTCAAGCGCGCGGATCATCGGGCACTTCTCCAACTTCAATGTGCACGCTACCGACATCGAGGGAGCAGGCAGGATGGTCGGCTTTCCCAGCCACGTCTCCTACAACCGCCTCGTTGCGCACGGCAATCTTCATGATGAACTGGTCAGGCTCATTCAAAACAGCTTAGCCGAAGGGCATGCACCCGAAGAGATTTGCGTGTTGGCGCCGTGGTGGATCTTGCTGGCGTCAACCACCCGAAAACTGGTAGCACTGCTCCCCGACCAGCAGTTCGACGGTCCGGGATTGGTGCCGTTCAGCAATGATCCCGATAACTTTTGGTTCAAGCTGTCCAAGATCTTGCTGACGGAGTCGTCGCCCCAAATGTTGGTGCGACGCATGCGATGGGCCAGGGACGTCATTGCCGACCTGCGAGATTTCGGTGTCGACACGTCCAGAATCACGCAGCGGTCGCTGCTGCGGGAGTCCAACTCCCTCGCCATTACCGAAACAAATGGCTTGGCGTATCTGGATCAAGCATTCGTCGCGTTGCTGGATCGCCTGGGGATCGCGCTGCGTGCTTTCCCCGCGCTGGTGGAGCATCGCGAAGCATTCTTTGCGAGTTCCCAGGCGCGGCTGGAGAAGCTACAGAATTCCGGCGCCGGCTACATCACCGATCTGTCGTTCTTCAAGAAGGTGTTCCGTGAACGGACCGGGATCACGGTGTCGACCATTCACGGGGTCAAGGGAGCGGAGTTTGACGTAGTCATCGCGTTCGGTCTTCTCCAGGGCATGGTGCCCCACTTCAGCGATTCCGACGGTGATCTCGCAGCCAGCAAGCTGCTGTACGTCTTGGCCTCGCGCGCTCGAAAGCACTTGCACCTCATCTCGGAGGTCGGTCGCTCACGCGGAAGATATGGCAGCTACGAGCCCACCGAAGTTTTGGCCCGCTGTGATTTCGATTACAACGGGGAGTGA
- a CDS encoding helix-turn-helix domain-containing protein: MSDADEQWGARLKQARLAVGLSQKMLGIEAGIDAFVASTRINRYELGIHKPDLLTVRKLAAVLRVPVAFFYADTDDEIAELLFRYGKASDEVRLRIQALLPEQPPQDM; encoded by the coding sequence ATGTCTGACGCAGATGAACAATGGGGCGCGAGGCTCAAACAGGCCCGCTTGGCTGTGGGGCTGTCACAAAAGATGCTGGGGATTGAAGCGGGAATCGATGCGTTCGTGGCCAGCACGCGCATCAATCGCTATGAACTTGGCATCCACAAACCTGACCTGCTGACTGTACGCAAGCTGGCTGCTGTGCTCCGAGTTCCTGTTGCGTTCTTCTACGCTGACACGGACGATGAAATTGCCGAACTGTTGTTCAGGTACGGGAAGGCTTCTGATGAAGTGCGCCTGAGGATTCAAGCCCTTCTTCCTGAGCAGCCTCCGCAAGACATGTAA
- a CDS encoding LysR family transcriptional regulator, whose protein sequence is MTFELQHLKAFHTIVATGSLGRAAIALHITQPALSRTIRKLEAAAGAALFERHSKGMQLTDIGRALLPHASLLLREAEHAQEEIRAHLGLARGVIRVGAIGSIACSVLPIAIAQTCHTWPQLQVQVLEGVWDKLACALTSHEIDLALGVALEDCDLIEAIPDCHWQDRSYIVAGSHHRLHHQPSLGLADTLEERWAMFPKGTGPFEQLKALFTRHGLPMPSAVVETRSVTMLKSLMGHSSFLGWMAGPMFSTESEAGLLAPLPLPDASDVRTLTAFRRRQGLLPAPASKFLEQLRKLTGPLSRPGSESGTAMETGLQP, encoded by the coding sequence ATGACTTTCGAGCTGCAACATCTCAAAGCCTTCCACACCATCGTGGCCACGGGCAGCCTGGGGCGTGCAGCCATCGCCTTGCACATCACCCAGCCCGCCCTCAGCAGAACCATCCGCAAACTGGAAGCCGCAGCAGGGGCCGCACTTTTCGAGCGCCATTCCAAGGGCATGCAGCTCACCGACATAGGCCGGGCACTGCTGCCCCATGCCAGCCTGCTGCTGCGCGAGGCAGAGCATGCGCAAGAAGAGATCCGGGCCCATCTCGGCCTGGCCCGGGGGGTCATCCGCGTAGGCGCCATCGGCAGCATTGCCTGTTCCGTGCTGCCCATCGCCATCGCCCAGACCTGCCATACCTGGCCCCAGCTCCAGGTACAGGTTCTCGAAGGGGTGTGGGACAAGCTGGCCTGTGCGCTGACCTCGCACGAGATTGATCTGGCGCTGGGTGTGGCGCTGGAGGACTGCGACCTCATCGAAGCCATCCCGGACTGCCATTGGCAAGACCGCAGCTATATCGTGGCGGGCAGCCACCACCGCCTGCACCATCAGCCCAGCCTGGGCCTGGCCGACACGCTGGAGGAACGCTGGGCCATGTTCCCCAAGGGCACCGGCCCGTTTGAACAACTCAAGGCCTTGTTTACGCGCCACGGGCTGCCCATGCCCAGCGCGGTGGTTGAAACCCGCTCCGTCACCATGCTCAAAAGCCTGATGGGCCACTCCAGCTTTCTGGGCTGGATGGCAGGCCCCATGTTCAGCACCGAATCCGAGGCCGGCCTGCTCGCCCCCCTGCCTCTGCCGGATGCCAGCGATGTCCGCACATTGACGGCTTTTCGGCGCCGCCAGGGCCTGCTGCCCGCCCCTGCCAGCAAGTTCTTGGAGCAGTTGCGCAAGTTGACAGGGCCTTTGAGCCGACCCGGCTCCGAGTCAGGTACCGCGATGGAGACAGGTCTGCAGCCATAG
- a CDS encoding transposase, with protein MYITRAQFKRIRHLLPKPHGSKLISHYRFLNALAYMVSNGCKWRALPSRFGPWHTVYMRLYRWAHSGVLVQVLNHLQQQRLSQWVVQALSLDSTIVKVHPDGCGAQKKTAPKP; from the coding sequence ATGTACATCACTCGCGCTCAGTTCAAACGTATTCGTCACCTACTGCCCAAGCCACACGGCAGTAAATTGATTAGCCACTACAGGTTCCTCAACGCATTGGCTTATATGGTCAGCAATGGCTGCAAGTGGCGAGCCTTGCCATCCCGATTTGGTCCTTGGCACACGGTATACATGCGTCTGTATCGCTGGGCTCACAGCGGTGTTCTGGTGCAGGTGCTCAATCACCTGCAACAACAACGACTTAGTCAGTGGGTAGTTCAGGCATTGAGCCTTGACTCCACCATCGTCAAAGTTCACCCCGATGGCTGTGGCGCTCAGAAAAAAACGGCCCCCAAGCCATAG
- a CDS encoding 4'-phosphopantetheinyl transferase superfamily protein, whose product MYVSWAHSKGIVAAIASEAEVGIDIECAKSIQIDESLAQAFLSTREVNRWMRYKKWVGVDAGKNFAIQQWVRKEACVKLGAFGIEQFPAITCLPRLRPCGRQAGRRMEVDLGAHSAYLTDFCIDELGVLGSVANWT is encoded by the coding sequence ATGTATGTGTCGTGGGCACACTCCAAGGGTATCGTTGCAGCAATAGCGTCCGAGGCCGAAGTAGGCATTGATATTGAGTGTGCAAAGTCTATTCAGATTGATGAGTCCCTGGCTCAGGCGTTCCTCAGTACGAGGGAAGTTAACCGTTGGATGAGATATAAGAAATGGGTCGGCGTTGATGCCGGAAAGAATTTTGCGATTCAGCAATGGGTTAGAAAGGAGGCGTGCGTAAAATTAGGTGCCTTTGGAATTGAGCAATTTCCCGCGATAACGTGCTTACCGAGGTTACGCCCCTGTGGCCGTCAGGCGGGCCGACGAATGGAGGTGGATTTAGGTGCCCATAGTGCCTACCTAACAGACTTCTGTATCGACGAGTTGGGTGTACTAGGTTCCGTCGCAAATTGGACATAG
- a CDS encoding DUF2026 family protein, with protein MPQPPLPFKDYERIYQTIYSVIKSAGLARHRACLTFATAGMLLLRNHYGLDATISAGSMALMVDEESALVVVYGRQVNDQWIYDTKGFHAWVEVDGWLVDFMAPILGQALIEDGCNFNVPRRMLQKPLADRKNYAEEVQHEGEFFCYHDKAVTESLIDRQSHEFFNIIDVCQHWYRRPPADMPPLARRLNGPSGSKSVVPLQAPSIDGVW; from the coding sequence ATGCCCCAACCACCGCTCCCGTTTAAAGACTACGAACGCATCTACCAGACCATCTATAGCGTCATAAAATCGGCCGGCTTGGCTCGGCACCGCGCATGCCTAACCTTTGCGACGGCAGGCATGTTGCTTTTGAGAAACCACTATGGTTTGGATGCCACGATCAGTGCCGGAAGCATGGCTCTCATGGTCGATGAGGAATCCGCCCTGGTGGTCGTTTATGGTCGCCAAGTGAATGACCAGTGGATTTACGACACAAAAGGCTTTCATGCATGGGTCGAAGTTGATGGCTGGCTCGTCGACTTTATGGCACCCATCCTGGGACAGGCACTCATTGAGGATGGATGCAACTTCAATGTCCCGCGCCGCATGCTGCAGAAGCCACTTGCTGACCGAAAGAATTATGCGGAAGAGGTTCAGCACGAAGGAGAATTCTTCTGCTATCACGACAAAGCCGTTACCGAATCTCTGATCGACCGCCAATCACACGAATTCTTCAACATCATTGACGTCTGCCAACATTGGTATCGGAGGCCACCCGCAGACATGCCACCATTGGCAAGGCGTCTCAATGGACCTTCCGGATCCAAATCTGTGGTGCCCCTACAGGCACCTAGCATTGACGGGGTTTGGTAA
- a CDS encoding flagellin, which yields MALTINTNTPSLTAQRHLALSGTVLSTTMQRLSSGLRVNSAKDDAAGLAISERMSTQVRGVGVARRNANDGISLSQTAEGAMQKLTDILQRSRELAVQAVNWTNSASDRQALDSEREQLLQEFSRIVSTSNFNGQKLIDGSFMAQTFQVGANAGEIIGMSLPSLQAPDLAAAIWTGSSERTFTRGDNGLPAGDLVLRGTAIPVAQNESVTSIAKKVNSTALEPQIYAEVGGTSAWVMFGTPATWPVDVTLKVANGDATKVQTVAFTWNPSDPAATRNAIGAINAVSGQTGIRATGVNQQGMVQLVNETEEIRLLNDSAPGVNMFVNDWDGNAFSAFANAAGAGGNGAFGGPNDVLVNGTLTLISEEEFSVNGGYYDQDDNQVGPFPDAGDSRHTATLSDAKLTTPALASRALVIYDAAIKQVSRARVDVGAMQSRFESVVSNLGIAEENTAAARGRIVDADYAVETANLSRTQILQQAGAAMVAQANQIPQSVLQLLKT from the coding sequence ATGGCTTTAACGATCAATACCAATACTCCCTCCCTCACTGCGCAGCGGCACTTGGCGCTGTCGGGCACTGTTTTGAGCACCACCATGCAGAGGCTGTCGTCGGGCTTGCGCGTGAACAGTGCCAAGGACGATGCGGCAGGCTTGGCTATCAGCGAACGCATGAGTACGCAGGTGCGAGGTGTGGGGGTGGCTCGTCGCAACGCCAACGATGGCATTTCGTTGTCTCAGACGGCAGAAGGTGCGATGCAAAAGCTCACGGACATCTTGCAGCGTAGTCGAGAGCTAGCGGTGCAGGCCGTAAACTGGACGAATTCGGCTAGCGACAGACAAGCCCTGGACAGTGAGCGGGAGCAGTTGCTGCAGGAGTTCTCACGCATCGTGAGCACCAGCAATTTCAATGGACAGAAGCTCATTGATGGCAGCTTTATGGCGCAGACCTTTCAGGTGGGAGCCAATGCCGGAGAGATCATTGGCATGAGTCTGCCTTCGCTACAGGCTCCGGACTTGGCCGCTGCGATATGGACTGGCAGTTCAGAACGCACATTTACTCGCGGCGATAACGGACTTCCAGCAGGAGACTTGGTTTTGCGTGGCACAGCAATACCTGTTGCGCAAAACGAAAGCGTTACCTCGATTGCTAAGAAGGTGAACAGCACTGCACTGGAGCCCCAAATCTATGCCGAGGTTGGTGGCACCAGCGCGTGGGTGATGTTTGGTACTCCAGCCACGTGGCCTGTGGACGTGACGCTCAAGGTGGCTAATGGTGATGCAACCAAGGTGCAAACCGTGGCCTTTACTTGGAACCCGAGCGATCCAGCCGCGACTCGGAATGCCATCGGAGCCATCAATGCGGTCAGTGGCCAAACGGGTATCCGGGCGACAGGCGTCAATCAGCAAGGCATGGTGCAGCTAGTCAATGAAACGGAAGAGATCCGGTTGCTCAACGACTCTGCGCCAGGCGTCAACATGTTTGTCAACGACTGGGATGGCAATGCTTTCAGTGCTTTTGCGAATGCAGCTGGAGCCGGCGGCAATGGTGCCTTTGGCGGACCAAACGACGTGCTGGTGAATGGAACCCTCACACTCATTTCGGAAGAAGAGTTCAGTGTGAATGGGGGCTATTATGACCAGGATGACAACCAAGTGGGGCCGTTCCCTGATGCAGGAGACTCAAGGCATACCGCCACGCTGTCGGATGCAAAACTCACCACACCCGCTTTGGCGAGTCGGGCATTGGTCATCTACGATGCTGCGATCAAGCAGGTGAGCCGTGCACGAGTTGATGTAGGCGCAATGCAGTCGCGCTTTGAATCGGTGGTGAGCAACCTCGGTATCGCTGAAGAAAATACAGCCGCAGCGCGTGGCCGTATCGTGGACGCTGACTACGCGGTGGAAACAGCCAACCTCAGTCGTACGCAGATCCTGCAGCAGGCAGGCGCGGCCATGGTGGCGCAAGCCAACCAGATTCCGCAAAGCGTGCTGCAGTTGCTTAAGACCTGA
- a CDS encoding transposase, which produces MIAASCKDALDWSMTPGQAGDCPEGCNLIDAVGAQDSAVYLLMDSAYGSDELRSMAEARNLIPIVPAHLQRKNPWLLDKQRYRQRNEVERLFRRIKAYRRVFTRYDKLDVIFATFVSMALICEQLR; this is translated from the coding sequence ATGATCGCAGCCAGCTGCAAAGATGCGCTTGATTGGAGTATGACACCCGGGCAAGCAGGTGACTGTCCAGAGGGCTGCAACCTCATTGATGCAGTTGGGGCTCAGGACAGCGCGGTGTATCTGCTGATGGATAGTGCCTATGGCAGCGATGAGTTGCGTTCGATGGCCGAGGCAAGAAATCTCATACCAATTGTTCCTGCCCACCTGCAACGCAAGAATCCTTGGTTACTGGATAAGCAAAGGTATCGCCAACGCAATGAAGTCGAGCGGTTGTTTCGACGAATCAAAGCGTATCGGCGAGTTTTTACGCGCTACGACAAGCTGGATGTGATATTTGCCACATTCGTCTCAATGGCCTTGATCTGTGAGCAACTTCGCTAA
- a CDS encoding AAA family ATPase, with translation MHISKLTLVNYRNFKNTNLTFQRGVNTIIGENGAGKSNILRAIRLLLDDNMVRAAYRLEESDFSRALDQWKGHWIIISMEFENLSPDEAVQALFLHGTAGIHAGPISKATYNLIFRPKKEIRLKLAALEDFDNAGLKAIRDGITIDDYETIFTGRSSADFGDPATYQRIVGNFDVCSFSVETEFPEIGAKVPGFLSVTKEVSLTFIQALRDVVAEFHNNRTNPLLTLLRSKSGEIDAAALVPIVDKVRDLNGAIEGLEDVQSVRKHIRETIKDTAGETYSPTSLSIRSDLPEEAEQLFQSLRLFIGESEDGYEGTINELSLGGANLIYLTLKLLEFKYQREKMAIANFLLIEEPEAHIHTHIQKTLFDRIAYEDAQVIYTTHSTHISEVSNVSNVNILGRRGSFCEAYQPATGLDPAQVTSIQRYLDAVRSNLLFAKSVILVEGDAEEILIPVLVKRVLGLSVDELGISVINIRSTGFKNVAVLFHDTRIRKRCAIVTDLDTIFFDTTPNPTDGDVLAARKRKAIGSQTAGAQRKVDLDAFAADNAWVQSFYATHTFEVDLVGSGNHEAFVRSVDKVYKAPATITQAMTDLRSGLIHQSGCRTLTMAEQEGKGWFAILLAQTLDHQAVVPGYIREAVLFAHGPFSRPLIMRILRHRMNCLWGTDHAARPRLTLFNSEVERFGRSEIDLVTLRTAAITALPGDVIHVFLAGMT, from the coding sequence ATGCACATCTCCAAACTTACGCTGGTCAACTACAGAAACTTTAAGAACACCAATCTGACGTTTCAGCGCGGCGTCAATACCATCATCGGAGAGAACGGTGCGGGCAAGTCCAACATTCTCCGCGCCATACGGCTGCTCCTGGACGACAACATGGTTCGCGCAGCTTATCGGCTGGAAGAGTCCGATTTCAGCCGCGCGCTGGATCAGTGGAAGGGCCACTGGATCATCATCAGCATGGAATTCGAGAACCTCAGCCCGGATGAGGCGGTCCAGGCGCTGTTCTTGCACGGCACCGCCGGGATCCACGCCGGACCGATTTCCAAGGCCACTTACAACCTGATCTTCCGGCCCAAGAAGGAGATCCGGCTGAAGCTGGCAGCCCTCGAGGACTTTGACAATGCGGGGTTGAAGGCAATTCGGGATGGCATCACCATCGACGACTACGAGACCATCTTCACCGGCCGAAGCAGCGCTGATTTTGGTGATCCGGCCACATATCAACGGATCGTCGGAAACTTCGACGTTTGTTCCTTCTCTGTCGAAACCGAGTTCCCTGAGATTGGGGCCAAGGTGCCAGGATTTCTGTCCGTCACCAAGGAGGTGTCACTTACCTTCATCCAGGCGCTTCGCGACGTCGTGGCTGAGTTTCACAACAACCGGACTAATCCGCTGCTGACTCTGCTCAGAAGCAAGAGCGGTGAGATCGACGCGGCGGCCTTGGTCCCAATCGTGGACAAGGTGCGCGATCTCAATGGCGCCATCGAAGGGCTCGAGGACGTGCAGTCGGTGCGCAAGCATATCCGAGAGACCATCAAGGACACTGCCGGCGAAACCTACTCCCCGACCTCGCTGTCGATCAGGTCGGATCTACCCGAGGAGGCGGAGCAGTTGTTTCAGTCACTGCGTCTGTTCATTGGGGAGTCGGAGGACGGATATGAAGGGACGATCAACGAACTCAGCCTTGGCGGTGCCAATCTGATCTACCTAACCCTCAAACTGCTGGAGTTCAAGTACCAGCGAGAGAAGATGGCGATCGCGAACTTCTTGCTCATCGAAGAGCCCGAAGCGCATATCCACACCCATATCCAGAAGACGCTGTTTGATCGCATCGCCTATGAGGATGCTCAGGTCATCTACACGACGCACTCCACCCACATCTCCGAAGTGAGCAATGTGAGCAACGTCAACATCCTGGGTCGACGCGGTTCGTTCTGTGAGGCTTACCAGCCGGCGACTGGACTGGATCCTGCGCAGGTGACAAGCATACAGCGGTACCTGGACGCAGTGCGAAGCAACCTGCTGTTCGCCAAGAGCGTGATTTTGGTGGAGGGAGACGCGGAAGAGATCCTGATCCCTGTGCTCGTAAAGCGGGTCCTGGGTTTGAGCGTGGATGAGTTGGGGATCAGTGTCATCAACATCCGAAGCACCGGGTTCAAGAACGTCGCGGTTCTGTTCCACGACACCCGGATCCGCAAGCGGTGCGCGATCGTCACGGACCTGGACACGATATTTTTCGATACCACGCCGAATCCGACGGATGGGGACGTCTTGGCTGCTAGGAAGCGAAAAGCGATTGGCTCGCAAACGGCTGGAGCGCAGCGAAAGGTCGATTTGGACGCATTTGCCGCAGACAATGCCTGGGTGCAGAGCTTCTACGCTACACATACGTTCGAGGTGGATCTGGTCGGCTCAGGCAATCATGAAGCCTTCGTTCGCAGCGTCGACAAGGTCTACAAGGCACCAGCGACGATCACGCAGGCAATGACCGACCTTCGCTCGGGCCTAATTCATCAAAGTGGCTGCCGGACCTTGACGATGGCCGAGCAAGAAGGCAAGGGGTGGTTCGCCATCCTGCTCGCGCAAACGCTGGATCACCAAGCAGTGGTGCCTGGCTACATCCGAGAGGCCGTCCTATTTGCGCATGGCCCGTTCTCGCGACCGCTGATTATGCGAATCCTCCGGCACCGGATGAACTGTCTGTGGGGCACGGATCACGCTGCGCGTCCACGCCTGACGCTCTTTAATTCTGAGGTGGAGCGTTTTGGGCGCTCGGAAATCGATTTAGTCACTCTTCGTACTGCGGCCATAACGGCGTTGCCGGGAGACGTGATCCATGTGTTCCTGGCTGGGATGACCTGA